A single window of Macrobrachium nipponense isolate FS-2020 chromosome 31, ASM1510439v2, whole genome shotgun sequence DNA harbors:
- the LOC135206567 gene encoding cuticle protein AMP1A-like, translating to MKFVIIAALATVALAAPQYSYDAPAGRSSADSSEEVAILRDERVHEDDGKYNFDFESENGIRFSEAGSPDGDEDAIVSAGQYSYTAPDGTEVVVKYVANENGFQPQSDLLPVAPEFPHPIPQFVLDQIAFAAEEDARRARDGSREAPSRSYGAPQ from the exons ATGAAGTTT GTGATCATCGCTGCCTTGGCCACCGTGGCCCTTGCTGCCCCTCAATACAGCTACGATGCCCCTGCTGGCCGCTCCAGCGCCGATTCTTCCGAGGAAGTAGCTATCTTGAGGGACGAGAGAGTCCACGAAGACGACGGCAAATACAACTTCGACTTCGAATCCGAAAATGGCATCAGGTTCTCCGAGGCTGGATCTCCCGACGGAGATGAGGACGCCATCGTCAGTGCTGGACAATACTC CTACACTGCTCCTGACGGTACCGAAGTCGTTGTGAAATACGTCGCCAACGAGAACGGCTTCCAGCCCCAGTCCGACCTTCTGCCAGTAGCCCCCGAATTCCCCCACCCAATTCCCCAGTTCGTGCTGGACCAGATCGCCTTCGCTGCTGAGGAAGACGCCCGCCGTGCCCGTGATGGCTCTCGTGAGGCTCCTTCCAGGTCCTACGGCGCCCCCCAGTAA
- the LOC135207025 gene encoding cuticle protein AMP1A-like, translated as MKFVIIAALATVALAAPQYSYDAPAGRSSADSSEEVAILRDERVHENDGKYNFDFESENGIRFSEAGSPDGDEDAIVSAGQYSYTAPDGTEVVVKYVANENGFQPQSDLLPVAPEFPHPIPQFVLDQIAFAAEEDARRARDGSREAPSRSYGAPQ; from the exons ATGAAGTTT GTGATTATCGCTGCCCTGGCCACCGTGGCCCTTGCTGCCCCTCAGTACAGCTACGATGCCCCTGCTGGCCGCTCCAGCGCCGATTCCTCTGAGGAAGTAGCTATCTTGAGGGACGAGAGAGTCCACGAAAACGACGGCAAATACAACTTCGACTTCGAATCCGAAAATGGCATTAGGTTCTCCGAGGCTGGATCTCCCGACGGAGATGAGGACGCCATCGTCAGTGCAGGACAATACTC CTACACTGCTCCTGACGGTACCGAAGTCGTTGTGAAATACGTCGCCAACGAGAACGGCTTCCAGCCCCAGTCCGACCTTCTGCCAGTAGCCCCCGAATTCCCCCACCCAATTCCCCAGTTCGTGCTGGACCAGATCGCCTTTGCTGCTGAGGAAGACGCCCGCCGTGCCCGTGATGGCTCCCGAGAGGCTCCTTCCAGGTCGTACGGCGCCCCTCAGTAA
- the LOC135207021 gene encoding cuticle protein AMP1A-like: MRFVIIAALASVALAAPQYSYDAPAGRSSADSSEEVAILRDERVHEDDGKYNFDFESENGIRFSEAGSPDGDEDAIVSAGQYSYTAPDGTEVVVKYVADENGFQPQSDLLPVAPEFPHPIPQFVLDQIAFAAEEDARRARGDSREAPSRSYGAPQ, from the exons ATGAGATTC GTGATCATCGCTGCCCTGGCCTCCGTGGCCCTTGCTGCTCCTCAGTACAGCTACGATGCCCCTGCTGGCCGCTCCAGCGCCGATTCCTCCGAGGAAGTAGCTATCTTGAGGGACGAGAGAGTCCATGAAGACGACGGCAAATACAACTTCGACTTCGAATCCGAAAATGGCATCAGGTTCTCCGAGGCTGGATCTCCCGACGGTGATGAGGACGCCATCGTCAGTGCTGGACAATACTC CTACACTGCTCCTGACGGTACCGAAGTCGTTGTGAAATACGTCGCCGACGAGAACGGCTTCCAGCCCCAGTCCGACCTGCTTCCAGTAGCCCCCGAATTCCCCCACCCAATTCCCCAGTTCGTGCTGGACCAGATCGCCTTCGCTGCTGAGGAAGACGCCCGCCGTGCCCGTGGTGACTCTCGCGAGGCTCCTTCCAGGTCCTACGGCGCCCCTCAGTAA
- the LOC135207023 gene encoding cuticle protein AMP1A-like, protein MKFVIIAALATVALAAPQYSYDAPAGRSSADSSEEVAILRDERVHEDDGKYNFDFESENGIRFSEAGSPDGDEDAIVSAGQYSYTAPDGTEVVVKYVANENGFQPQSDLLPVAPEFPHPIPQFVLDQIAFAAEEDARRARDGSREAPSRSYGAPQ, encoded by the exons ATGAAGTTT GTGATCATCGCTGCCCTGGCCACCGTGGCCCTTGCTGCCCCTCAATACAGCTACGATGCCCCTGCTGGCCGCTCCAGCGCCGATTCCTCCGAGGAAGTAGCTATCTTGAGGGACGAGAGAGTCCACGAAGACGACGGCAAATACAACTTCGACTTCGAATCCGAAAATGGCATCAGGTTCTCCGAGGCTGGATCTCCCGACGGAGATGAGGACGCCATCGTCAGTGCTGGACAATACTC CTACACTGCTCCTGACGGTACCGAAGTCGTTGTGAAATACGTCGCCAACGAGAACGGCTTCCAGCCCCAGTCCGACCTTCTGCCAGTAGCCCCCGAATTCCCCCACCCAATTCCCCAGTTCGTGCTGGACCAGATCGCCTTCGCTGCTGAGGAAGACGCCCGCCGTGCCCGTGATGGCTCTCGAGAAGCTCCTTCCAGGTCCTACGGCGCCCCTCAGTAA
- the LOC135207022 gene encoding cuticle protein AMP1A-like, with protein sequence MKFVIIAALATVALAAPQYSYDAPAGRSSADSSEEVAILRDERVHEDDGKYNFDFESENGIRFSEAGSPDGDEDAIVSAGQYSYTAPDGTEVVVKYVANENGFQPQSDLLPVAPEFPHPIPQFVLDQIAFAAEEDARRARGDSREVPSRSYGAPQ encoded by the exons ATGAAGTTT GTGATCATTGCTGCCCTGGCCACCGTGGCCCTTGCTGCCCCTCAATACAGCTACGATGCCCCTGCTGGCCGCTCCAGCGCCGATTCCTCCGAGGAAGTAGCTATCTTGAGGGACGAGAGAGTCCACGAAGACGACGGCAAATACAACTTCGACTTCGAATCCGAAAATGGCATCAGGTTCTCCGAGGCTGGATCTCCCGACGGAGATGAGGACGCCATCGTCAGTGCTGGACAATACTC CTACACTGCTCCTGACGGTACCGAAGTCGTTGTGAAATACGTCGCCAACGAGAACGGCTTCCAGCCCCAGTCCGACCTTCTGCCAGTAGCCCCCGAATTCCCCCACCCAATTCCCCAGTTCGTGCTGGACCAGATCGCCTTCGCTGCTGAGGAAGACGCCCGCCGTGCCCGTGGTGACTCTCGCGAGGTTCCTTCTAGATCCTACGGCGCCCCTCAGTAA
- the LOC135207024 gene encoding cuticle protein AMP1A-like isoform X2, translating to MKFVIIAALATVALAAPQYSYDAPAGRSRADSSEEVAILRDERVHEDDGKYNFDFESENGIRFSEAGSPDGDEDAIVSAGQYSYTAPDGTEVVVKYVANENGFQPQSDLLPVAPEFPHPIPQFVLDQIAFAAEEDARRAHDGSREAPSRSYGAPQ from the exons ATGAAGTTT gtgATCATCGCTGCCCTGGCCACCGTGGCCCTTGCTGCCCCTCAGTATAGCTACGATGCCCCTGCTGGCCGCTCCAGGGCCGATTCCTCCGAGGAAGTAGCTATCTTGAGGGACGAGAGAGTCCACGAAGACGACGGCAAATACAACTTCGACTTCGAATCCGAAAATGGCATCAGGTTCTCCGAGGCTGGATCTCCCGACGGAGATGAGGACGCCATCGTCAGTGCTGGACAATACTC CTACACTGCTCCTGACGGTACCGAGGTCGTCGTGAAATACGTCGCCAACGAGAACGGCTTCCAGCCCCAGTCCGACCTTCTGCCAGTAGCCCCCGAATTCCCCCACCCAATTCCCCAGTTCGTGCTGGACCAGATCGCCTTCGCTGCTGAGGAAGACGCCCGCCGTGCCCATGATGGCTCCCGAGAGGCTCCTTCCAGGTCCTACGGCGCCCCCCAGTAA
- the LOC135207024 gene encoding cuticle protein AMP1A-like isoform X1, translating into MDGWMYCSVIIAALATVALAAPQYSYDAPAGRSRADSSEEVAILRDERVHEDDGKYNFDFESENGIRFSEAGSPDGDEDAIVSAGQYSYTAPDGTEVVVKYVANENGFQPQSDLLPVAPEFPHPIPQFVLDQIAFAAEEDARRAHDGSREAPSRSYGAPQ; encoded by the exons ATGGATGGCTGGATGTATTGTTCT gtgATCATCGCTGCCCTGGCCACCGTGGCCCTTGCTGCCCCTCAGTATAGCTACGATGCCCCTGCTGGCCGCTCCAGGGCCGATTCCTCCGAGGAAGTAGCTATCTTGAGGGACGAGAGAGTCCACGAAGACGACGGCAAATACAACTTCGACTTCGAATCCGAAAATGGCATCAGGTTCTCCGAGGCTGGATCTCCCGACGGAGATGAGGACGCCATCGTCAGTGCTGGACAATACTC CTACACTGCTCCTGACGGTACCGAGGTCGTCGTGAAATACGTCGCCAACGAGAACGGCTTCCAGCCCCAGTCCGACCTTCTGCCAGTAGCCCCCGAATTCCCCCACCCAATTCCCCAGTTCGTGCTGGACCAGATCGCCTTCGCTGCTGAGGAAGACGCCCGCCGTGCCCATGATGGCTCCCGAGAGGCTCCTTCCAGGTCCTACGGCGCCCCCCAGTAA